The following coding sequences lie in one Panicum virgatum strain AP13 chromosome 6N, P.virgatum_v5, whole genome shotgun sequence genomic window:
- the LOC120679445 gene encoding probable ascorbate-specific transmembrane electron transporter 1, translating into MDMKGPPSAPPSKKADARTLVAHVLAAAAAALVLLWCVHFRGGLAFRSTADKQLIFNVHPVLMLLGPIVLGGEAILCYRSLPLARDARKKAHLALHAAGLAAGALGVYAVFKFHAESGIPNLYSLHSWVGIATISLYAIQWAVGFLAFFFPGASPATRRTALPWHAVAGLLVFVLAVGTAQLGFLEKLTFLQGPPLRLPKYGAEAMLVNFTALVVLLLGVAVVLATVTIDGTRSNTIM; encoded by the coding sequence ATGGACATGAAGGGGCcgccctcggcgccgccgtccaaGAAGGCGGACGCGCGCACTCTGGTGGCGCAcgtcctggccgccgccgccgccgcgctggtgcTGCTCTGGTGCGTCCACTTCCGCGGCGGCCTGGCCTTCCGCTCCACGGCCGACAAGCAGCTCATCTTCAACGTCCACCCCGTGCTCATGCTCCTCGGCCCCATCGTCCTCGGCGGCGAGGCCATCCTGTGCTACCGCTCCCTCCCGCTCGCCCGCGACGCCAGGAAGAAGGCGCACCTGGCGCTGCACGCcgcgggcctcgccgccggcgccctcggcGTCTACGCGGTCTTCAAGTTCCACGCCGAGAGCGGCATCCCCAACCTCTACTCGCTCCACTCCTGGGTCGGCATCGCCACCATCTCCCTCTACGCGATCCAGTGGGCTGTGGGCttcctcgccttcttcttcccgGGCGCCTCGCCGGCCACCAGGCGCACGGCCCTGCCATggcacgccgtcgccggcctccTCGTCTTCGTGCTCGCCGTCGGCACGGCGCAGCTCGGCTTCCTCGAGAAGCTCACCTTCCTGCAGGGCCCGCCCCTGCGCCTGCCCAAGTACGGCGCCGAGGCGATGCTCGTCAACTTCACGGCGCTCGTTGTGCTCCTCCTTGGCGTCGCCGTCGTGCTCGCCACGGTCACCATCGACGGCACAAGGTCCAACACCATCATGTAA